Proteins encoded within one genomic window of Lagenorhynchus albirostris chromosome 9, mLagAlb1.1, whole genome shotgun sequence:
- the B4GALNT4 gene encoding LOW QUALITY PROTEIN: N-acetyl-beta-glucosaminyl-glycoprotein 4-beta-N-acetylgalactosaminyltransferase 1 (The sequence of the model RefSeq protein was modified relative to this genomic sequence to represent the inferred CDS: inserted 2 bases in 1 codon), with product MPWFPVKKIRKQIKLLLLLLLLTCAAWLTYVHLSLVRQGRALRQRLGYGRDGEKLSGVTDGRGIRAALSTQRAEDSSESREEERVPEGRDPDALFPWGAGRPLSLNLTRQAPSWREEYKGQVNLHVFEDWCGGAVGHLRRNLHFPLFPHTRTTVKKLAVSPKWKNYGLRIFGFIHPARDGDVQFSVASDDNSEFWLSPTESPAGAQLVAFVGKTGSEWTAPGEFTKFSSQVSKPRRLMASRRYYFELLHKQDDRGSDHVEVGWRAFLPGLKFEVIGSAHISLYTDESALKMDHVAHVPQSPASHVGGRLLQEEPRADMLRPDPRDTFFLTPRVEPWSLENVLEPCTYAPTYVVKDFPIARYQGLQFVYLSFVYPNDHTRLTHMETDNKCFYRESPLYLERFGFYKYMKMDREEGEEDEEEEVQRRAFLFLNPDDFLDDEDDGELLDGLEPTEAPGTQGGRRLAAPTEAPATPALPTPPAPLGRPTPRRSRALSWAARXPLPLFWGRAPPPRPAAAAERPPKVYVTRVRPGLRVPPQAPAPLSPRGPPRPPFPGVFLRPRPLPRVQLRARPRPPRARGRRTGGPQAAKLRPPAPAPTTQGSREGQAREPGLTAPTTDSNYSSEAQPVTSFLSLSQVPGENEEEEEGDDEEGAQGEEAALEDSEEKAGAVRGRWREDAVNWQRTFSVGSVDFEVLRSDWNDLRCNVSGNLQLQEAEAVDVVAQYMERLNARHGGRYALLRIVNVEKRRDSARGSRFLLELELQERGGRRLRLSEYVFLRLPRVRAGDTDGDGESPEPAPAVSPAASVHPDGRPELCRPLRLAWRQDVMVHFIVPVKNQARWVVQFLADMAALHIRTGDSRFSVILVDFESDDMDVERALRAAPLPRYQYLRRSGNFERSAGLQAGVAAVEDASSIVFLCDLHIHFPPSILDGIRKHCVEGKLAFAPVVMRLGCGSSPGDPHGYWEVNGFGLFGIYKSDFDRVGGMNTEEFRDQWGGEDWELLDRVLQAGLEVERLRVRNFYHHFHSKRGMWGVHSRKAARKEAP from the exons ATGCCGTGGTTCCCGGTGAAGAAGATCCGCAAACAGATCAAGCTGCtgcttttgctgctgctgctcaCCTGCGCCGCGTGGCTCACGTACGTGCACCTGAGCCTGGTGCGCCAGGGCCGCGCGCTGCGCCAGCGGCTGGGCTACGGGCGAG ATGGTGAGAAGCTGAGCGGTGTGACAGATGGCCGGGGCATCCGGGCTGCACTGTCCACACAGAGGGCAGAGGACTCCAGCGAGAGCCGTGAGGAGGAGCGGGTG CCTGAAGGTCGGGACCCAGACGCGCTGTTTCCCTGGGGGGCTGGAAGGCCACTGTCGCTCAACCTCACCCGTCAGGCGCCCTCGTGgcgggaggag tacAAGGGGCAGGTGAACCTGCACGTGTTCGAGGACTGGTGCGGGGGCGCCGTGGGCCATCTGAGGAGGAACTTGCACTTCCCGCTCTTCCCTCAT ACTCGCACCACCGTGAAGAAGCTGGCTGTGTCCCCCAAGTGGAAGAACTACGGCCTCCGGATTTTCGGCTTCATCCACCCGGCGAGAGATG GAGATGTCCAGTTCTCCGTGGCTTCGGATGACAACTCTGAGTTCTGGCTGAGCCCAACCGAGAGCCCGGCGGGTGCCCAGCTGGTGGCCTTTGTGGGCAAG ACTGGTTCGGAGTGGACAGCACCTGGAGAATTCACCAAGTTCAGCTCCCAGGTGTCCAAGCCCAGGCG GCTCATGGCCTCCCGGAGGTACTACTTTGAGCTACTGCACAAGCAGGATGACCGCGGCTCGGACCACGTGGAAGTGGGC TGGCGAGCCTTCCTGCCGGGTCTGAAGTTCGAGGTCATAGGCTCTGCTCACATCTCCCTGTATACAG ATGAGTCAGCCCTGAAGATGGACCACGTGGCCCACGTGCCCCAGTCTCCAGCCAGCCACGTTGGGGGGCGCCTGCTGCAGGAGGAGCCCAGAGCTGACATGCTGCGGCCCGATCCCCGAGACACCTTCTTCCTCA CGCCTCGGGTGGAGCCCTGGAGTCTGGAGAATGTGCTGGAGCCCTGCACCTACGCCCCCACCTACGTCGTCAAGGACTTTCCCATCGCAAGATACCAGGGACTGCAGTTT GTGTACCTGTCCTTCGTTTATCCCAATGACCACACACGCCTGACTCACATGGAGACGGACAACAAGTGCTTCTACCGCGAGTCGCCGCTGTATCTGGAAAG gtTTGGGTTCTACAAATACATGAAGATGGaccgggaggagggggaggaagacgAAGAGGAGGAGGTGCAGCGCCGAGCCTTCCTCTTCCTCAACCCAGACG ACTTCCTGGACGACGAGGACGATGGGGAGCTGCTCGACGGTCTGGAGCCCACCGAGGCGCCCGGAACGCAGGGCGGCCGCCGGCTCGCGGCCCCCACCGAGGCCCCGGCCACTCCCGCGCTGCCAACGCCTCCCGCCCCCCTGGGCCGGCCGACCCCCCGGCGCTCACGGGCGCTGAGCTGGGCCGCCCg cccccttcccctcttctgGGGACGTGCACCTCCCCCCCGCCCAGCAGCCGCGGCCGAGCGGCCCCCGAAGGTGTATGTCACGCGGGTGCGGCCGGGACTGCGGGTCCCGCCCCAGGCCCCGGCACCGCTCAGCCCACGCGGCCCTCCCCGGCCACCTTTCCCTGGCGTCTTCCTGCGCCCCAGACCCCTACCCAGGGTGCAGCTGCGCGCGCGCCCACGCCCACCCCGGGCTCGAGGCCGCAGGACCGGCGGCCCCCAGGCTGCAAAGCTGAGGCCCCCGGCCCCGGCGCCGACCACCCAGGGGAGCCGAGAGGGCCAGGCACGCGAGCCGGGACTCACGGCCCCCACCACGGACTCGAACTATTCGTCCGAAGCGCAGCCCGTGACCTCCTTCCTGAGCTTGTCCCAGGTGCCCGGggagaatgaggaagaggaggaaggggacgatGAGGAAGGGGCGCAGGGCGAAGAGGCTGCGTTGGAGGACAGCGAAGAGAAGGCCGGCGCGGTGCGCGGCCGCTGGCGGGAGGACGCTGTCAACTGGCAGCGCACGTTCAGCGTGGGCAGCGTGGACTTCGAGGTGCTGCGCTCGGACTGGAACGACCTGCGCTGCAATGTGTCGGGGAATCTGCAGCTGCAGGAGGCCGAGGCTGTGGACGTGGTGGCTCAGTACATGGAGCGTCTCAACGCGCGCCATGGAGG GCGGTACGCTCTTCTGCGCATCGTGAACGTGGAGAAGCGCCGGGACTCGGCGCGGGGAAGCCGTTTCCTCCTGGAGCTGGAGCTCCAGGAGCGCGGTGGGCGCCGGCTGCGCCTGTCTGAGTACGTCTTCCTGCGCCTGCCCCGGGTACGTGCCGGCGACACAGATGGAGACGGGGAGAGTCCTGAGCCCGCTCCAGCTGTCTCCCCAGCCGCCTCCGTGCACCCCGACGGCCGCCCGGAGCTGTGCCGGCCACTGCGCCTGGCCTGGCGCCAGGATGTGATGGTGCACTTCATCGTGCCAG TGAAGAACCAGGCGCGCTGGGTGGTACAGTTCCTGGCAGACATGGCTGCGCTGCACATCCGTACAGGGGACTCTCGCTTCAGTGTCATCCTGGTGGACTTTGAGAGCGATGACATGGATGTGGAGAGGGCCCTCCGCGCGGCGCCACTGCCCAG atACCAATACCTAAGGCGAAGCGGGAACTTTGAGCGCTCCGCGGGGTTGCAAGCTGGAGTGGCCGCGGTGGAG GATGCCAGCAGCATCGTTTTCCTCTGCGACCTGCACATCCACTTCCCCCCTAGCATCCTGGATGGCATCCGCAAGCACTGCGTGGAGGGCAAGCTGGCCTTTGCGCCTGTGGTCATGCGGCTGGGCTGCGGGAGCTCGCCAGGGGACCCTCACG GTTACTGGGAGGTGAACGGCTTCGGCCTCTTTGGGATCTACAAGTCCGACTTCGACCGCGTTGGAGGCATGAACACCGAGGAGTTCCGGGACCAGTGGGGAGGCGAGGACTGGGAACTTTTGGACAG GGTCCTGcaggcagggctggaggtggAGCGGCTCCGAGTGCGGAACTTCTACCACCACTTCCACTCCAAGCGCGGGATGTGGGGCGTGCACAGCCGCAAGGCCGCCCGCAAGGAGGCCCCTTGA